TGTTACAAAATAAGGCATGATTCGCTTATCTTCAAGCACATTGTGAGGAGAGCGATGGAAACTACTTCGAAGAGATTCGAGGAGTATGTGTCCCTGATGGCTCAGTCGCTTGGGCACGCTGATCGTGTCGAGCCTTTTCGTGGCTACTGTACGGGCTTGATGTTGCCGGTCAAACGCAAAAGCGTTGAGCCCATGGCTGCGCATCTGTCACCGGACCGGGTGCGCTCGGAACATCAGCGTCTGCATCACTTTGTAGCCGATGCACCGTGGTCGGATCAGGCGGTGCTTGATACGGTGCGTAGTTACGTACTTGAGCGAGTAAGCCGGCGCGCGGGTTCGCCTGAGGCGCTGATTATTGACGATACCGGCGTTCCGAAGAAGGGTAAGCACTCGGTCGGGGTCGCTCGGCAATATTGTGGCCAGCTCGGGAAACAGGACAACTGCCAGGTCGCAGTCAGCGTGTCGCTCGCAAATGAACGCTTCAGTCTTCCGGTGCGCTATCAACTGTATTTGCCGCAAAGCTGGGCCGATGACGCAGACCGTCGTAAGGCTGCCAAAGTGCCCGAGGCGCTTGAGTTCGTCACCAAGCCGATGCTCGCGCTGCAACTGCTCGAAAATCTCGCAGAGGTGGAATCGCTGCCCGAACTGGTTATCGCCGACGCCGGGTACGGGGCAGGCACCGAGTTCCGCGAGCAGCTCACAGCGATGGGCTTCACGTATGTGGTCGGGGTTACAGGCGCGGTCAGTCTGCAGATGCAAGCTCAGGCGCCATTACAGGCGAAAGAGCTGGCCATGCAATTGCCGTCGCGGCGCTTTCGCACGCTCACATGGCGTGAAGGCACCAACGCCGCCCTGTCGTCGCGCTTTGCGGCAATACGGGTGCACTGCGCCTCCCGCGCAGCCCAGCCAGCTGACACCCACGAGGAGCAATGGCTGCTCGTCGAGTGGCCCAGGGAAGAAGCCGAGCCGACCAGGTACTTCCTCAGTACGTTGCCGGCTGATACACCAATCAAGGAGCTTTTGCGACTCGCAAAACTGCGCTGGCGTATTGAGCGTGATTACCAGGAGCTCAAGCAGGAGCTTGGCCTGGGGCATTTCGAGGGACGCAGCTGGCGCGGCTTTCATCATCACGCGACGCTGTGCATAGCGGCATACAGCTTTCTCGTCACCGAGCGCCTGGTGGCACAAAAAAAAACTCCAACTCATCGGTTACCCGGCGAAGTGTCTTCCTTACCCGAAGGCTTCCGGCCCCGAGGCTCCCCTGCGTAAGCAGCGCCATGTGCCGGACTCCATTACAACGCTGCGAATAGAGCTTGCTGCCGCACTGCTTGCCCGCCTCCAACGGTGCCCGTGCTGCGGCCGGAAAATCGAGTAATTTGTTAACACAGTGGTAATAGTGGAGTTGCAACCCGACATGAATCAAGGGCAGCTTCGGCTGCCCTTTTTTATCGTCGAACGCTTTGGCGTTTCCGTTTTTCGTATTCCGTCATTAGCTTCGAAGCATCGCTTATTCGACGCGCAAACCCATCGCCGCTATGGTCGGCACTATCTCTTCTCTCACGGAAATCTCCATGAAAAAACTGGGCTTGTCGTTGTCGTTATCAGGGTTGTTGTTTGCTGCTTTCGCGTTGTTGCCGCTGTCTGCGTCGGCACAAGATCCGGCGAGTGCGCCGGCGAAGCAGTTGCGGATCGGTTTTCAGAAGGCCGGCCTGCTTGCCGTGCTCAAGGCACAGGGTTCGCTCGAACAAAAGCTCAAGCCGCTTGGCTACACCGTCAGTTGGTATGAGTTTCCCGCCGGGCCGCAATTGCTTGAGGCGCTCAATACGAACAACATCGATTTCGGCTATACGGGCGCACCGCCCCCTATTTTTGCGCAGGCTGCGGGCGTGAATTTCGTTTATGTCGGCGCTGAGCCGGGTGGAGAAACCAATGAAGCGCTGTTTGTCAAAGCCGATTCCCCTATTCATTCGCCGGCCGAGCTAAAAGGCCGGCGTATCGCATTGCAAAAGGGATCAAGTTCTAACTTCCTGCTGCTTGCGGTCTTGCAGAAGGCAGGCTTGAAACTCGACGATATCCATCCGGTTTATCTCGCGCCCGCGGACGCCCGCGCGGCCTTCGAAAACGGCGATGTCGATGCATGGATTGTCTGGGACCCATATTACGCGGCCGCGCAGAAATCGTTGAGCGTGCGCACGCTCGCGAACTACGCCGGGTTGCCGAAGCCGTTCAATTTCTACGAGGCCACGCGCAGTTTCGCCACCCAAAATCCACAGGCGGTGCGTGCAGTGATCGATCAGCTGCGGGCAACCGGCGCATGGGTCACGCAGCATCCCGCAGACACGGCGGCGTTGCTCGCGCCGAAAGTCGGGCTTGATGCGGGGCTTGTGGAAACATGGGTACGACGGGTGCCGTATGGCGCTACACCGATCGACGGAAAAATTGTCGCGACCCAGCAAAGCGTTGCCGATACGTTCTATCGCGCGAAGCTGATTCCGAAGGCGGTGACGGTGAAGGATAATGTGTGGCGGGACCAGGACGCGCTGACAGCGCGGTAGGCGAATGTCTGTTGAAGAGATGTCGGGTTCAGTAGATGAACCCGAGGTCCTGGTACGGCAGGAGGGACTCGAACCCCCGCCCCTCGGCTTAGAAGGCCGATGCTCTATCCAGCTGAGCTACTGCCGCGTTGCAGATGATCCGGGATTTTACCTCATCGAAAGGATGCGAGGCCTCATTCCGAGTCCTCGCCCGATTCAATGCGCTTAAAACCCCTTTGAATCCTTTTAAACCGGTTGCGGATGC
This window of the Caballeronia sp. SBC1 genome carries:
- a CDS encoding sulfonate ABC transporter substrate-binding protein; the encoded protein is MKKLGLSLSLSGLLFAAFALLPLSASAQDPASAPAKQLRIGFQKAGLLAVLKAQGSLEQKLKPLGYTVSWYEFPAGPQLLEALNTNNIDFGYTGAPPPIFAQAAGVNFVYVGAEPGGETNEALFVKADSPIHSPAELKGRRIALQKGSSSNFLLLAVLQKAGLKLDDIHPVYLAPADARAAFENGDVDAWIVWDPYYAAAQKSLSVRTLANYAGLPKPFNFYEATRSFATQNPQAVRAVIDQLRATGAWVTQHPADTAALLAPKVGLDAGLVETWVRRVPYGATPIDGKIVATQQSVADTFYRAKLIPKAVTVKDNVWRDQDALTAR